A region of the Dehalococcoidales bacterium genome:
GGAGGGGTGGGCTTTGGTCTTAATGCTACTTCATCTGTCATTGCGAGACCATTCCGCCAGGCGGAAGGCGAAGCAATCTGTGTGTGGGGAGAGTATCAAATCACCAAGATAGTTACTTAGGGAAAAACCTTCCCAAGAAGGCAAAAATGGCTCCAGTCAGAGTGCCAAAAAGGAAACTAACCGCATCGGAAGACATTATACGTTGCCAAGCAAGAAAGCTAACTGCTCCAACAATAACAAAAGTCACGATTGCCATTACACTCAGAATCCATTTTGTTGCCCCTCTTGTCGTGCTACTTTGAGTTTCAAGCTGAAGTTTCAAGATAGTATTCTTAGCTTCAAGGTTAGCCTTGATAAGGTCGGTAATTTGAGCAATAGCCTTTTGCAGTTCCGGGGAATCTCTGATATCATCCCATATAGAAGTGGTTTCGCCTTCCTCTCCAGATTGAGGGGTATTTTCATTGCCACTTTCCATGCCCGTAATATAGAACAACCGAACAAGGCAGTCAATACAACCCTTGACAAAGACGGAGTGGCTACTTAAAGTGTCAGTTAGCAAGTGATTAAGGAGGGCGGTACTTTGCAAGTCGAGGATATATTATCTGATCTGATACAGATCAAGTCGGTCAACCCTCCCGGAGAGGAAACGGAGGTGGCCAGGTACCTCAAGCGCCTGTTTGATGAGCACGGGATTGCCAATGAGATAATCGAATCCGCTCCGGGGCGGGGCAGTTTTATCGCTTATCTGGGAGAAGGCGACCGGAGCTTGTTATACCTGTCCCATGCTGATGTGGTGCCGGTATCCGCGGATTGGGATTTTGCCCCGTTTTGCGGTGAGATCAAGGACGGCTTTGTCTACGGTCGCGGTGCCTTGGACTGCAAGGGTCTGGTGGCTGCCGAGGCTTATGCCATGCTTACCCTGGCCCGGAGTGGTAAGCTCGGGGGCCGGCTGATATTTGTCGCTACCGCTGATGAGGAGGCCGGCGGGGGAATGGGGGCGAAATACCTGGTGGAAAACTACAAAGAAAAGCTGATGGCTGATTTTTGTGTTAACGAGGGAGGCAAGGAGCCGATAGAAATAGGCGGTAAGACCTGTCATTTTCTCCAGCTCGGCGAGAAAGGCGTCTGCTGGATGAAGCTGCGGACGCGCGGTGTTTCCGCTCATGGCTCACTGCCCGTGCTGGGCGATAACGCTGTCAGCAAGATGGCGAAGATTGTCAAGGGACTGTCCGAATATCAGCCCGAGATAGTGCTGATACCGGAGGTCGAGCAACTTATCCGGGGGATTGCCCGCCTGGGAGGTCTTGACGAAGATATCAATGAGGACAATGTTGACCGCACCATTCGCAAGCTGAAGGATAAAGTGTTTGCTGCCTATCTCTCGGCGACGACCAGGATGACCGTCTCGCCGAACGTAATTCACGGCGGGGCTAAAACGAATATCGTGCCCGATAGCTGTGAGGCTGAGGTGGATATCAGGGTCCTGCCCGGACAGGACAATAAGTATATGAACCGCCAGCTCGGGGAGATTATGGGCGATGTTGATGTGGAAATAACCCAGTACCACCCCCCCACATTCTCGACCTCCGACTCGGATTATTACCGGCTGGTCGCTGACACCATGAAGGAGTTCATCGGTGATGTTCCTATTTTACCCTGTATCTCCTCGGGGGCTACTGACTCCCGGTTTCTTCGGGAAGCGGGGATGCCCTGCTATGGTATCTCCATGATGACACTGGATTTAGACCAGGCCATGAAACAGTCTGTCCACGGCAAGAATGAGAAGGTGGATATTGCCAGCCTGCGATTGAAAACAGACTTTCTCACCAGACTGGCTCAAAAATATCTGGGAGATTAGGCTGGTACCACCTCAGGCGGGCTTTACCTGGCCGGTCTGTAGTATCAGCCGGGTGTAATCAGGCAGGTAGTCTTCCGGTTGCCGGGCGTAGTTGGGCAGCAGCAGCGGTGATACCGGACGTGCTTCGGCCAGTCCGAGGCTGTTCAGTTCCCGCTGCCAGCGGCGCACATGGTCCAGCGTCAGCGTCCCCGGCTTGGTTTTGGCGGCATACTGGGCGGCGGCTTTACCGGCTCTCCTGCCGAAGACGAACAGGTCCATTGTGGAATTACCCCCCAGTCTGTTCCGTCCGTGGACTCCTCCCTCAACCTCTCCGGCGGCATAAAATCCGGCTATCGTGGTTGATCCGTCAGGGTTGATCTTGATGCCTCCGTTCTGGTAGTGGAGTGTCGGGTAGACCAGCATCGGCTCGCGGGTGATGTCAATATTGAAGCGGCCGAACTGCCGTACCATGGCCGGTAATTCCCGGGCGACAGTTCCCTCCCCCCGTATGATGTCAATCATCGGCGAGTCCAGCCAGACCCCAACCTCTCCGGTCGGTGTCTGGATTCCCTTGCCATTCCGGCATTCCCGGATAATGCCGGAAGCGACCACGTCTCTGGTCTCCAGGGGATGGATGAACTGTATGCCATCAATATTAGCCAGCTGCGCGCCGATGCCGCGTACTTTCTCCGTTACCAGCTGGCCCAGAATCGGCTGGGGGTAGGCGGCGCCGGTGGGATGGTACTGCATGGTATCAATGAAAACGAGCGGGACGCCTATCCGGTAAGCCAATACCAGTCCGTCAGCAGTGGCACCGTAGTGGTTGGTGGTGGGGTACTTCTGGATGTGCAGCCGTCCCAGTCCTCCGGTAGCCATGACTACTGCCCTGGCGCGTACCACGCTGATTTCATCAGTCTCCAGGTTGACCAGTACCGCGCCGGCTATCTGTCCTTTGTCGTCCAGTATCAGTTCTATTACGGGAGAAAACTCCAGGAAATCGATATTCCGGTTCCTGACCTCATCCCTGAGCACACGCATTATCTCCAGTCCGGTATAGTCCCGCGCGGCGTGCAGGCGTTTCCGGGACAATCCGCCCAGAGGTATTTCGCGCATCGAGCCATCCGGCTCCTTGTCCCAGTTGACTCCCAGCGATTCGAGCCACCTGATGGCATCAGGGGCATCCTTGACAAGAGCTTCGACCAGCTCGGGTGTGTTGGCAAAGTGGCCGCCGCCCATGGTATCCAGGTAATGAATGTCCGGGGAATCATTGGGCCGGTCGGCAGCCTGTGTCCCGGCCTGGGCGCCCACGGTGTTGGCGTCACCCAGTCGCAGCTTGGTGGTAATAAGTACCCTGGCCCCGTTTTCCTGGGCTAAGAGCGCGGCTGACGCTCCGGCCCCGCCGCAGCCGATTACCAGGACATCAACGTCATAATCAATCTTATCAAGGTTGATTTTATCCGGGTCGATACGGCTGTTTCCTTCGAGCAGGTCGGCCAGCTCATGGGGGGTTCGGTCGCCCCGGTTCGGACCCACTGCCAGCTTACGCATCCCCTTCTCAATAAAGTCAGGGTGATACTGATGCAGCAAAGAGGTTTTCTCTTCCTCTGTTAGACGGGGGAATACTTCTTTCAGTCGCTTTTCCCGGGTCGCTTCTACTTTTCGGATACTTTCTTCCATATAAGCCGGATACACTTTACCAATCTCCTATCTCTAGCCAGTAGATTTTATTTCACGCCCCCGCTCCGGGTAGGTGTGAAGAAACTGGACAGGCTGACGGGGGAAGTCTGCCCTCCTCCGGTTTCCTTATCGGTAATGAGGTCGACGGAATTGACCAGGTCTTTAGCCTGCCGGTAGTTCATATAGTCAATCATTTTGCCTTCAAAAGATATCGCCCCCAGCCCCCGGCTTTGAGCTTCCTCAAAGGCGGCAACTACCTTTCGGGCGTGTTCTGTTTCCTCCGGCGACGGCAGGAATGCCCGGTTCACCGGCTCTATCTGTCCGGGGTGGATGAGCAGCTTGCCCTTGAACCCGAGCTGTAAAGCCCGCATCGCTTCGGTAATCAGCCCTTCTTTATCGGTCAGCAGCCCGAAGAAGGGCGTATCTATCGCCTGAACTCCGGCGGCGCGGCTGCTGTTGACCACCTGGGAGCGGGCGTATAGCAGCTCGGTCTGTTCCGGGGAAAGGGAGGCAACGTTCCGCCCCAGGTCTCCGTAGTAATCTCCAGCCCCGAAGCAAACGGCGGCCAGACGCGGGCTGGCAGAGGCAATCTGGTAAGCGTTGACGACGCCTTTTGCCGACTCGATTAACGCCACTATCTTGAGGCTGCCGATTTCCAGTCCCTGGCTTTTCTCAGCGTCCAGGAGCATATTGTCCAGCTCAATCACGTCCGCCCCGGCCTCCGTCTTGGGCAGCATGACGCCATCCAGGCCTTTGACGATGGTATATCTGATGTCCTCGCCGGTCAGTTTGGTGGGGAGAGCGTTCACCCGGACAAACACGTAAGAGCCGCCGGACCTGACTGCCTGGATTGAGTCTCTGGTCATAACCCTGGCGGTAGCTTTCTCCGGCAGGGGTACGGCGTCTTCCAGGTCTAATATTATAGCGTCGGCGGGGAGCGTTACTGCCTTGGTAATCATCCTCATGCTGTTCCCGGGGACAAAAAGCATCGAGCGCAGTACCATCATTTTGCAACACCAGCCTTCAAGATTCTGACCAGGGTTGTGGCAATCTCCTGGGGGCTTTCCACGACATGCGCCCCCACTTCTTCCAGGGCTTTGACCTTGCTTTCCGCGGTGCCCCTGCCGCCTTCAATGATAGCGCTGGCATGGGAGAACCTCATCCCGGAAGGCAGTGTCCGCCCGGCAATGTAAGCCACCAGCGGCTTGGTAAACCGGCCTTCCTTGATGACCTCGGCGGCTTCCTCTTCAGCCACGGTGCCGATCTCCCCGAACAGGACTACCGCTCCGGTTTGCGTATCTTCTTCAAACAGGGGCAGCAGTTCGGCAAAGCTCAGGCCGACCACCGGTTCAGCGCCGACATGCATCGCCGTGCTGATACCGAGTCCGGCTGAGGTTACGCTCCAGACCACGGTGCTCGTCTGCCCGCCGCTGCGGGACATGACGCCGACGGGGCCCGGTTTGAAGATTTCCCGGGCAAATTCCTCAGAGCCGCCCAGCCAGCCCATGGCCGCTTTATCGGCGCTGAGCAGTCCCAGCGAGCCGGGGCCGAGTATCAGCGCCCCCTTTTTGCGGGCCAGGGTAATCATCTCCAGGCTATCATGCAGGGGCACCCGCTCGGCGGGAACGACGATGAATTTAATTCCGGCTTCGATAGCTTCAACCACGGCGTCTTTGACCTGCGGCCCGGGGACAAAAGTGACGCTGGCGTCAATCCGGCCGTGGGCTTCAATAGCTTCTTTGACGGTATTATATACCGGGACTCCCCACACCTCGCTGCCACCCCGCCCCGGGGTGATGCCGCCGAGTACGTTAGTCCCGTAATCGAGCATGAACCTGGTGCGGGCGCTGCCTTCGCGGCCGGTGATTCCCTGCACCAGTACCCGCGTGTTCTCATCTACCAGTATTGCCATTTTTCTCCCTGTCTAACCAAGTCCGTTTTTATCTCTATATTCGTCCAGTCCGAACATATCGAGGACGATCTTCAGTCCCTTGTTGCCGTAAGCCTGGCAGTAAAGCTCGCAGGTCAGGTCCTCGATGCAGCGCCGCCCGGCTTCCTCCGGCTCCGGAATGAGCACCGGCTTACCATCCTCAACGCGGAACAGGCTGGTGCCGAAGAGGCTGCATGCCTTAACGCAGGCGTAGCTTTCACAGTCCCGGCACTTCTCATAATCAATCACCGTTTTGCCGGTGCGGAAGGAAAATCCACAGTCTGTCATCGTGCTATACCCTCTCAGCCCTTCTGTAGTCGGCGATAAGCTCCTTAAGTCGCCGGGCAATATCATCGACCTTATAAACATAATCCCGTCCGTAGATTTCGATATTAGCGGGAAGCCCTTTCAGACCTTCCCTTAGAATTTCCAGGGATTCGGCCTCCTTGTTACCGGCGATCAGGATGATTACCGGAAAGCCGGGACGGTGTTCCAGTTCTTCCCGTAACGCCCTGACCAGAGCGTGGGCATGGTGCCACTGCTCCTGGTTGGCGACTACCGGCCCCATCAGCACATAGGCGTCAATGTTGGGCTGGGCGAAGATAAGCTTGACGATGCGGTAGACCTTGGAAGCCGTCGGGCTGCCGCTGGTATCAGCGTAGTCGGCGAGCTTGAGTCCGTGACGTATCAGGGCGTCAGCTCCCAGCATCGCCCCGCCGCCGCCAATCCCGTGGAAGCCCACATAACCCTCTCCCGGCTTAAACTCGGTTGCCATCTGCACGAAGTAGCCTATCCCCCGGTAGTCTGTCTCCTCCACCTTCCAGGCAAGCCATTCCAGTTCCGTGGGCGCCCGCCCTATATCGCGTGGATAGCTCATTTCCAGCTCCGGGTACTTGAATACGGAGGCTTCATCAATGACAACGCGGCAGTCTGCCGGGTAAATATTGCCGTCGGCGGTCACTACCAGGGGGTTGATTTCCGCGCTGCGGGCGCTGTACTTCCGGAATACGCCATAGAGTTTGCCGATAATTTCACTCAGCGGGTCCACCAGAGGCGCGCTGATGCCGAGCTTCGAGACCATTTTTTTGACATCATCGGTATTCAGCCCGCTGAGGATATCGATATTCATACCGGCTACTTTCTCCGGCGATTTTGACGCTACCTCTTCGATATCAACGCCGCCCTCGGTGCTGAGCATCAGGACCGGTCCCTTGACCTTGTAGGAGTCATTGACGGCGATGCTGACATAAAATTCCAGCTCAACAGCCAGCTTTTCTTCGACCAGGACCTTCTCCACCCTGAACCCTTTAATCTCTTTGCCGAGTAGCTCAGCGGCGGCGCTTTCCGCCTCCGCCGGGGTTTCAGCGAACCTGATACCGCCGGCTTTGAAGCGCCCGGTGGTCTCAATCTGCGACTTGACGGCTACGGGCCGGGACAGTCTTTCGGCTATACGGCGGGCTTCTCCGGGTGTGGAGGCAATCTCCCCTTCGGGGACAGCTATACCGCATTCTCTCAGCAGTCGTTTCCCCTGGTATTCAAGCAGTTTGGGCATCGTCTTCCTCTGTTAAAGTCTTTCTGGTGTTTTCTGGTCAGGTCGGGTATTCCATCAGCAATCGGCGCTCTTGAAAGTCAAAATATTCATTAGTTCGGCGATGTCTTTAACTGATTCAAGATTTGAAATCATCTCCAGCGACCTCTCCGTGTCCTGCGGCGTCAGCGATAAACGGACACAGTCGCGGTACTTGCTGGCTACTTCCTCTTCGGTCAGGGGGTTCTGCGGGTCACCCCTGGCGACATCCACCCGGCGTGAGTAAGTCTTGCCGTCCCGGAGACTGACCACTACCTCGCCTCTCAGTCCGAGTAGCCCCGTTCCCATCTCCGGGGGATGAGCGTAATGTACCCTGGTTATCAGTTCCTGCACCAACGGCTCGCCGACCTTTTTATCAGCGAACTGCTTCAGGGTTACCTCACCGTCAATAAGGGCGATTGCCACACAGTATTCCAGGCTGAACTTGCCCTCCAGGGCGGTTCGCGGGCGGGAATATATCAAGAGACCCGGCAGGCCGGAGCTGGTGCGGCATTCGACCTCAACAATCTCCGCCGGGTCGATTCCCTCTTTCCTTTTTAGTTCCAGGGCGGCATCAATCGCCCAGTGGGTGTAGGCACAGGACGGGTAGGGCTTTAACGCCAGACCGGAAGAAACGATATAGAAGTCTGTACTGACTCCCCGCGGTATCTCCGGCGTTCCCGCCCGCTGAACGGTTTCCCCGCCCAGGACCTGGCAGTAGTTCAGAGGCCCGTCAAGGATGTTTTCATCGGCGGTGAAGCCGCTCTGAGCCAGCGTGGCCGCAATCACCCCGTTTCTGGCGGCGTTACCGGCGTGAAGGGGTTTTGTCATGGTACCGAAGTTTCTCCTGATGCCTCCGGCCATTGAACCGGCGATACCCAGCGCCGTCCTGGTCTTTTCATCATCAAGCCCCAGTATTTTGGCGACCGCCGCCGCCGCGCCCAGGCTGCCCAGAGTGGAGGTGGTGTGCCAGCCCAGGTCGTACTGCTGCTGGATGCACACGGTGGCAATCCTGGCCTCGACTTCAAAGCCGGTGTTGTAGGCGAGCAGGACATCCCTGCCGGAGCGGTGGTTTTCCTCGGCTACCGCTAAGACGGCGGGTAAAATAGCGACGGTGGGGTGGTAAGGCGTCAGGTGGGCGGGGATAAAGTAATCGTCATAGTCCAGGGCGTGCCCCTGTGTGCCGTTAGCCCAGGCGGCCTGGTCAGCCGATGTTTTGAAACCCCGCCCGATAACTCCAGCTTCAGGTCGCCCTCTACCCTTGACATAATCGCTGATTATCCTGCCGGAAGTTTCCGTACTCCCGGCCAGGGTAACCCCCAGGCAGTCAAGTATGGCCATTTTACCGGCATCAATTACTGCCGGAGGGAGTTGTTCGTATGATACTTCGGTAATAAAGCCGGCTATTTCTTCGGTGAACATATCGCGTGTATTTTGCTCCGGGTCTTGAGTCCTCCCGGCGTTATCCGGTAGTTTTAGTATACCCTTTGTACGCTGGGTGTGCAAGACTCTCAGTAGCATTGACCGGCCAGGTCATTCATGCTATATTTAGGCAGACGGACATCAATCAGTCAGGTTGTATTTTCCGAATTGATAACGTCCGAATTCCAACTGAATTTGTAATAATGGATATTAACTGGCTGGGACATTCCTGTTTCAAAATCAAGGGTTCAAAGGTAACCCTGATTACTGACCCTTATTCTCCTGATTTAGGCTATTCCCTGGGCAAGCCAGCGGCGGATATCATTACTGTGAGTCACCAGCATACCGGTCATTCTTATGTTCAGGGTATCGCCGGAGAGCCAAAACTGGTTACGGGACCGGGTGAATATGAAATCAGCGGCGTCTTGATTATCGGGATATCGACCTTCCATGATGCGGAGAAGGGAGCCAGTCGGGGTAAGAACACCGCTTACCTCATGGAAATAGACGGCATCACGGTATGTCATCTTGGTGACGTGGGGCACCCTCTTACCAGCGGGCAGGTTGAGGAGATTGGCAGTGTGGACGTGCTGCTGCTGCCGGTAGGCGGGGAGTCTACTATTGATGCCGCCGTGGCTGCCGAGATTGTGCGACAGCTTGAGCCGAAAGCAGTGATCCCGATGCACTATCAGACTGAGGCGCTGAAGGGGAAACTGGAACCGGTGGATAGATTCCTCAAGGAAATGGGAGTAAGCGGTCTGAGCCATCAGCCCAAGTTGTCTTTTACAAGGTCAAACGTGCCGCTCAGTACTCAGGTCTTTGTACTCGACTACTGATTCGCTCGTCCTCTCCGGCAAGTCAAGCCCGTCTTATCGCTGATACCACCACCAGTAATATAACCGACAGCAGTATTATGGTCAGCATCAGGGCGCCGATGAGGTATATTGTCCAATCGGCGGGGGCTGACTGGGATGGGGGTAACGTCGAGGGTGGAGGCGGTGACGATGATGGCACTGGTGATGACGATGGGGCTACCGTCGGCGCTGATTTCTCCGGGGGTTGTGGTCCGGGGAGCGCTTCTGTGGTGAAAGCTCCTACGGCACTCCATGAGCTGTAGCTATCGGGGCTGCTCGCCCTCACCTTCCAGTAGTAGGTAGTGTCATAATCCAGCCTGGTGGTGCTTTGCCAGGCAGTGGCGGGCAGAGCGTAGCTTTCTATTTTCAGGATTGTGGGATTGGAAAAAGAGGCGTCCGTGGATACTATTAGCTCGTAGCTGTCGGCCCCGGCAATGGCACTCCACTGGAAGACCGGTTTAATCGGTACCCCGCTGGCACCGGCTTCGGGACTGTAAAGCTCGGGGGCAGTGATGGTGGTGCTCTGGGTGCCCAGGCTGGTGGTAAAAGACCGTTTCTCAGACCACCGGCTGAGTACCGGCTCGGTGGCTCTTACCCGCCAGTAGTAGGTGGTGTTCATCTGGAGAGATGGCAACCGCGCTGAGCTGCTGGCAGTCTCTCCCTCAAACCCGTCGGGTATCGTCGAGAAGTTGTCATCATAATTAAGCTGCCACTGATACCCGGTGGCTCCCTTCAGCGTCTCCCAGTCAAGGCTGACACTGCCGGTGTCAGCGCCTGACATCCCGTCGGGCGGCGCCGTCAGGGTAACTGATTGGGTCAGGCTATCATTGTAGGTCATTAACCGGGTATTCCGGGTATCAATCGACCATAGCTG
Encoded here:
- a CDS encoding CoA-binding protein; translated protein: MAILVDENTRVLVQGITGREGSARTRFMLDYGTNVLGGITPGRGGSEVWGVPVYNTVKEAIEAHGRIDASVTFVPGPQVKDAVVEAIEAGIKFIVVPAERVPLHDSLEMITLARKKGALILGPGSLGLLSADKAAMGWLGGSEEFAREIFKPGPVGVMSRSGGQTSTVVWSVTSAGLGISTAMHVGAEPVVGLSFAELLPLFEEDTQTGAVVLFGEIGTVAEEEAAEVIKEGRFTKPLVAYIAGRTLPSGMRFSHASAIIEGGRGTAESKVKALEEVGAHVVESPQEIATTLVRILKAGVAK
- a CDS encoding MBL fold metallo-hydrolase, which encodes MDINWLGHSCFKIKGSKVTLITDPYSPDLGYSLGKPAADIITVSHQHTGHSYVQGIAGEPKLVTGPGEYEISGVLIIGISTFHDAEKGASRGKNTAYLMEIDGITVCHLGDVGHPLTSGQVEEIGSVDVLLLPVGGESTIDAAVAAEIVRQLEPKAVIPMHYQTEALKGKLEPVDRFLKEMGVSGLSHQPKLSFTRSNVPLSTQVFVLDY
- a CDS encoding CoA ester lyase: MMVLRSMLFVPGNSMRMITKAVTLPADAIILDLEDAVPLPEKATARVMTRDSIQAVRSGGSYVFVRVNALPTKLTGEDIRYTIVKGLDGVMLPKTEAGADVIELDNMLLDAEKSQGLEIGSLKIVALIESAKGVVNAYQIASASPRLAAVCFGAGDYYGDLGRNVASLSPEQTELLYARSQVVNSSRAAGVQAIDTPFFGLLTDKEGLITEAMRALQLGFKGKLLIHPGQIEPVNRAFLPSPEETEHARKVVAAFEEAQSRGLGAISFEGKMIDYMNYRQAKDLVNSVDLITDKETGGGQTSPVSLSSFFTPTRSGGVK
- a CDS encoding acetate--CoA ligase family protein → MPKLLEYQGKRLLRECGIAVPEGEIASTPGEARRIAERLSRPVAVKSQIETTGRFKAGGIRFAETPAEAESAAAELLGKEIKGFRVEKVLVEEKLAVELEFYVSIAVNDSYKVKGPVLMLSTEGGVDIEEVASKSPEKVAGMNIDILSGLNTDDVKKMVSKLGISAPLVDPLSEIIGKLYGVFRKYSARSAEINPLVVTADGNIYPADCRVVIDEASVFKYPELEMSYPRDIGRAPTELEWLAWKVEETDYRGIGYFVQMATEFKPGEGYVGFHGIGGGGAMLGADALIRHGLKLADYADTSGSPTASKVYRIVKLIFAQPNIDAYVLMGPVVANQEQWHHAHALVRALREELEHRPGFPVIILIAGNKEAESLEILREGLKGLPANIEIYGRDYVYKVDDIARRLKELIADYRRAERV
- a CDS encoding FAD-binding protein; the encoded protein is MEESIRKVEATREKRLKEVFPRLTEEEKTSLLHQYHPDFIEKGMRKLAVGPNRGDRTPHELADLLEGNSRIDPDKINLDKIDYDVDVLVIGCGGAGASAALLAQENGARVLITTKLRLGDANTVGAQAGTQAADRPNDSPDIHYLDTMGGGHFANTPELVEALVKDAPDAIRWLESLGVNWDKEPDGSMREIPLGGLSRKRLHAARDYTGLEIMRVLRDEVRNRNIDFLEFSPVIELILDDKGQIAGAVLVNLETDEISVVRARAVVMATGGLGRLHIQKYPTTNHYGATADGLVLAYRIGVPLVFIDTMQYHPTGAAYPQPILGQLVTEKVRGIGAQLANIDGIQFIHPLETRDVVASGIIRECRNGKGIQTPTGEVGVWLDSPMIDIIRGEGTVARELPAMVRQFGRFNIDITREPMLVYPTLHYQNGGIKINPDGSTTIAGFYAAGEVEGGVHGRNRLGGNSTMDLFVFGRRAGKAAAQYAAKTKPGTLTLDHVRRWQRELNSLGLAEARPVSPLLLPNYARQPEDYLPDYTRLILQTGQVKPA
- a CDS encoding MmgE/PrpD family protein, whose amino-acid sequence is MLLRVLHTQRTKGILKLPDNAGRTQDPEQNTRDMFTEEIAGFITEVSYEQLPPAVIDAGKMAILDCLGVTLAGSTETSGRIISDYVKGRGRPEAGVIGRGFKTSADQAAWANGTQGHALDYDDYFIPAHLTPYHPTVAILPAVLAVAEENHRSGRDVLLAYNTGFEVEARIATVCIQQQYDLGWHTTSTLGSLGAAAAVAKILGLDDEKTRTALGIAGSMAGGIRRNFGTMTKPLHAGNAARNGVIAATLAQSGFTADENILDGPLNYCQVLGGETVQRAGTPEIPRGVSTDFYIVSSGLALKPYPSCAYTHWAIDAALELKRKEGIDPAEIVEVECRTSSGLPGLLIYSRPRTALEGKFSLEYCVAIALIDGEVTLKQFADKKVGEPLVQELITRVHYAHPPEMGTGLLGLRGEVVVSLRDGKTYSRRVDVARGDPQNPLTEEEVASKYRDCVRLSLTPQDTERSLEMISNLESVKDIAELMNILTFKSADC
- a CDS encoding M20/M25/M40 family metallo-hydrolase; protein product: MQVEDILSDLIQIKSVNPPGEETEVARYLKRLFDEHGIANEIIESAPGRGSFIAYLGEGDRSLLYLSHADVVPVSADWDFAPFCGEIKDGFVYGRGALDCKGLVAAEAYAMLTLARSGKLGGRLIFVATADEEAGGGMGAKYLVENYKEKLMADFCVNEGGKEPIEIGGKTCHFLQLGEKGVCWMKLRTRGVSAHGSLPVLGDNAVSKMAKIVKGLSEYQPEIVLIPEVEQLIRGIARLGGLDEDINEDNVDRTIRKLKDKVFAAYLSATTRMTVSPNVIHGGAKTNIVPDSCEAEVDIRVLPGQDNKYMNRQLGEIMGDVDVEITQYHPPTFSTSDSDYYRLVADTMKEFIGDVPILPCISSGATDSRFLREAGMPCYGISMMTLDLDQAMKQSVHGKNEKVDIASLRLKTDFLTRLAQKYLGD